A region of the Mus caroli chromosome 7, CAROLI_EIJ_v1.1, whole genome shotgun sequence genome:
cagttcAGTACTTGTTAACTGAATTAAGACACTGGTGTTAAGCACCTCAAAAGATATGGTCTGAGCCTGGGGAGTAGCTGATGCCCAAGCTATATTAGATAATCATTGGACTCAGGGAATAAGAGTGGAGGGTGGGAGAGGTTCCTCTCCCTGTGTCCCCCAATAGTTTATACCTCTCCTGCAGCTCCGGGGAACCTTGTACAACACTGGCCGCCATGTCTCCTTCCTACCTGCTTCCCGACCTGTGGTCAATGTGTCTGGGGGTCCCCTTCTTTATAGCCACCGACTCAGTGAACTACGGCTGCTATTTGGAGCTCGAGATGGTGCCGGCTCTGAACACCAGATCAACCACGAAGGCTTCTCCGCTGAGGTGGTGACCCCCTCACCTGACCCTCCAACACTAGATCACCCTGGTTTCTTCGCTTATGCTTCACCCTATCCTGCTACTCAGGGCCGCCTCTCCCTACCCTAAGTACTAATCCCCGGTGCAGTTCTGGACACCAAAGCCCTGAGAGTTGAAACCACCATCGTCTCTGAACCTTCCGCTAAGAAACCCTTCTctgtgcctcctcttcctccccaggtGCAGCTAATCCACTTCAACCAAGAACTCTATGGGAACCTCAGTGCTGCCTCAAGGGGCCCCAATGGCCTGGCCATTCTCAGCCTCTTTGTCAATGTGAGGGAGGCAAGGAGGGCAACTGGCTTCCAGGGTGTGAGGGACAGGGAGGCtgggaggctagcctggggtggTGGGTCTTTGTGGAGCAGGTCTGGGCTGCCGTCTCCCTCGCCTCGTGCCTCCCACGTAGGTGGCTGGCAGTTCCAACCCATTCCTCAGTCGTCTTCTCAACCGGGACACTATCACCCGAATCTCCTACAAAAGTAAGTCCCCCAAGCTGGGGGTGGCGTCCCAGCTCCTAGgaaggctggggaaggagggtgggctacagagtgagttcaaggccagcctgggctacttagcaaGAGCAGTGTGATGACAGAAAGGGAAGAGTGGCTGGAGATGATGCAGCTTGGTCACGAGCGCCTGGTCACAATCTCCCGGTGAGGGAATGGGGGCCTGGAGCAGTGGTACCTGCCTAGCATGTCCAAAGCCTTACATTCAGTCTCCATACGGCAACAGACATAACTAAGTCCCCGTGCATTATCTGGGACCCCCCTTTCACGCTGACTTGATGTCTGCGCAGATGATGCCTACTTTCTTCAAGACCTGAGCCTGGAGCTCCTGTTCCCAGAATCCTTCGGCTTCATCACCTATCAGGGATCTCTCAGCACTCCTCCGTGCTCTGAGACTGTCACCTGGATCCTCATCGACAGGGCTCTCAATATTACCTCCCTCCAGGTGACTGACCCCCGTGTGTGCATGCTACTCCTGTCCTGAGCACCACCCCGTCCACTCACCCATGGTTTCTCTTGAGGCAGATGCACTCCCTGAGACTCCTGAGCCAGAATCCCCCCTCCCAGATCTTCCAGAGCCTCAGTGGTAATGGCCGGCCCTTGCAGCCCCTGGCCCACAGAGCCTTGAGGGGCAACAGGGACCCCCGACATCCCGAGAGGCGCTGCCGAGGCCCCAACTACCGCCTGCATGGTATGCTTATTGTGTCCCCTCCTTCTCCACGTCCTGATAGTCTGCATTTATTCCCAGTGGTTGTCTCAGTGTGATACATCCCTTGTCCTTTCTCACCTCTCCATATGGAACAGCATGCTGCAGCCCACCCCTCTTTGCAGCTTAGTCTAAGGCCTGACACCTGTTTTCCTTACATACTGGTCCATGCCCTCTGCCTACTGTTACTTGCCAAGATGGTACGGTCCAAGTCACCTGTTTACAAATGGTATGACCCTACTTAGAACTGTAGTCTTTCAGCTATTCCCTTTCTGAGAATCAGCGGGGTACAATCCCTCTGGCTTTCTTACTGCCAGTGTGGCTCTGCCCCAGGAAATCGCTTGGTTTCTTGTCTGGTTTCTCAACATGGTACAGCCCAGATGACCATATCCTCTCCATGTACCTTTATGCAAACCAGCCTATTCTGCACGTCCCATGTGGCCTTCTTCCCTCCCTACATGGTCTAGTCCAGGAGGTGACCATTTCCCCAACTTGGTATATTCCATTCCCCCTTAGCAGCCTGACTGTAGTAGAGTCCTATGTGCTCAGCTCCCACACCCCTCAAGCCGGTGCTTCCCTTTGCAGTGGACGGTGGTCCTCACGGTCGCTGAGACTCCCCAACGAGGATTACGCCCGCCTGTTCTGAGGGGAGGGGATTCACCCCAAAACAAAGCTATTAAAAGGACTGAATGTTTCCGGTTTCTCGGTGGTTTATCAGTCGCGATTGAGGAACATctagatattaaaaaaataatccttcCCGAAGCCCACTTCTTTCTGCCTTAATCTGCTCTAATTGATGTTCTGCTTTTTTTCCCTCAAACAATGAGTCTGTAAACACTCGACTCCTTTAAGAGGCACCCCTCCTGCCCCACACCCGCATCCGGTAGCACGCGCAAAGCCATGtgcttcccccttcttcctgcctCATTGGCCCGAAGTGGGTCACGGTCCCGCCTCCAGCGCCTCCTCCCATTGGCCAAATATAGGTCAGTGTCCCGCCTTCTTCCAAAAGGCGAAGCAACTCCACAAGTTCAGCCCCTCACGCGCCTCCAGGGCCTTGGCATATCCCTTCATCTCATTGGCTGAGCGTCTCAAGGGCTCGAGACGTGATTGGTTCGTGCCAGCAGCGGAGGAAGGCACGCGGCTGGGGTGCATGGCccaagtggagggagggggccCGGAGGAGGGGCGCGCGCTCTGGCGTCCGGTGTTttggtttagattttttttttccgcGAAAGAAGTTTGCTTTGGCCACGCCTCAAGGCTGCCacctcctcctgccccctcctccgCCCCTGGGTGCACACCTCTGGGTGCAGATTGCAAAGCTCCTTTCTTTGCGAGAAGTGCAAAATTGGCTAGAGCCAGAGTCTCGCCCACCTGGTACAGAAGGAGCGCGCGCCTGTGTCCCTTGGGGACCCACAGTTGCAAAGAGACAGCTGCTTGATTTGGTCACCCACTCGCCCAGACTATAGGAGCCTCCCGGGACAGTCTTTGAGTTGCACCTTTCTGCAGAACTGACTGGTTGAACCCCCGCAGCGCTCTTAGGATTTGAAGCGTCCTGATCTTGGAGGCTTGCACGCCGCGCTCGCCCGACTCTGGGACACATTCGCCCGAACCACTGGAGAGTGCGGGTGACTGACATATCATCTCATCTCTTCGACTCTCCGTGAGCTCATGAACCTGGGAGCAGGTCCACGGCAATGGCGCGGCCTCTGAGCGACAGGACCCCGGGCCCCCTGCTGCTGGGTGGCCCGGCTGGGGCCCCCCCTGGCGGGGGAGCGCTGCTTGGACTGAGGAGCCTTCTGCAGGGAAACAGCAAGCCCAAAGAACCGGCCAGCTGTGAGTTCTAGTCCCACTGTGTTAGGGACTCAGCTGTTGGGGTGGTGGTCCATGGCATCTATCAGCTAGGTGTCCCATCTTTGCTAGTCTTCATTAGGTCACTTAGGTCTTCCAGTCCATCAGCCTCCAGGACCAAATCTGACGCCTAGAGGGCCTAAGGGTCAAGTCCCTGGAGTGTTCCTACTTGAGGACAGAGTTTAGGTGCCAGacccctctttcttccctttggcCTCGGCGTCTGGACCCCTGGAGTCctaggggaagggagggggtgtGTCGGATGCTCACACGGTGCAGACACGGGCTTGGGCGGAGCCTCGCAGGGTCACATGGAAACTAGGGATGAGGAATGTGCCTGAGCACTGGAGCCCCTTCCAGCCCCAACagactgtgggggaggggatgagggtgctgggggtgggagaaTTACTGAGCTgtcactttttctttctcaccTGCCCAACCTTTCACCCACCTTGTCACTAAACCCTTCTTCTAAACTTCCATCCTCGTTCTCTGGGTCGCTTGTGCTTGTGTTTCTTAATCCCCTCCCGGGCCCCAACCCTATCCTTCTGTATACTTTTGTCTTTTCCCCTCTCCGGGTCCCCGTTTCCCTGACCCTCTATTGCTGGGGccttgttctcttttctctctgggtcTCCCCAAGCCCCGTCTttattcctctcttctttttctgggTTCTCTCCCTGCCTGTACCCACCTCCCTGGGTACGGCTCCCGTCTCCTCACTTTTCTGTATCTCCGCCATATCTCTAACTTGGGGTCCCTCCTGTGTCCCTCCACCCCATCCGGTCTCTCCCTGGCCTACAGGTCTCCTGAAGGAAAAGGAGCGCAAGGCAACTCTGCCCTCAGCCCCCGTCCCGGGACCCGGCCTGGAAACGGCGGGCCCAGCCGATGCCCCGAGTGGGGCCGTTAGTGGCGGTGGGTCCCCTCGGGGGCGCTCAGGGCCTGTGGCTGGCCCGAGTCTTTTTGCGCCGCTGCTGTGGGAACGCACATTGCCTTTCGGGGACGTGGAATACGTGGACCTGGACGCCTTCTTGCTGGAGCACGGGCTACCGCCGAGCCCGCCACCCCCCGGGGGCCTGTCGCCCGCACCCTCTCCAGCGCGCACTCCCGCGCCCTCCCCCGGGCCCGGCTCTTGCAGCTCCTCTTCCCCCCGCTCCTCGCCCGGGCACGCCCCCGCGCGGGCCACTCTGGGAGCCGCCGGCGGCCACCGCGCAGGTGCGGCGAAGGGGCGGGGCTGTCGGGCGGGGCGGGGCCTCGCGACACTTTTGGAAGTCTGCCCAATGAGATGCTGCGATCCTTTAGGGGACTTGGGTCCCCAAATGCGAAAGGATTATTCACTGAGAGGCAGTATTCTTCTCTAAGACAAAAGTTTCCTCATGTTCTTGGAGCCAAGACTAGAAACTTAGAACACCTTAGTTAACTGGAGAGTACTATCTCCAGAGTCTGGGTCCAGAATTTTGGGAAACGAGATGGGACTGGACTTCAAGGCCACCTAAAATGGGAGCGAGCAGGCCAGAGCGGGGTACTACGTTCCCggatcctacacacacacacaccccatcccccAAGTGGATGGTGTTGCATCCTGCCTCCCAGTCTTGCTGAAGAGAATATCGGgatccctcttctggcttctacagagGAGTTTTCCCATGTTCCTGTGTTGGGGACCTAGGATCTCAGAACTGTGGGAATCTGGATGGCAAAGAGCTTGGCAGGCCGGTTCTCCCACGATCCTCCCCCATAGCGCGGGATGGGTGGGTAGAATCATTGTAGAtgttggagctgagaccaaaagGAACAAGAAGGGAGGCGACCCCAATCAAGACAAGGAGTCTCGATGTGGGACGCCTGGGTACACCTGTCCCTGATCCGACCTCCAGGCAAAAACCAGTGCTGCACATTCCCTCGCCACGTGAGTCCTCCCTCCTGGCTGCGCGCACGCGCTCTCACGCGCGAGGAGGCGGGGCCGGGAACGTGCGGGTGCTtagttggggaggaggggaaaggggaagctgTAGGCCACACGTGACGCGGCCCTGAACTGGTGTCCTCGGCTGGCCCCAGCTTATTTGTTCTTAAAGACACAGGACTCAACCTTTTTTAGCCAGGCTCCTGGAACTTCCATCACTCCTAGGAGTGGGTCTAACAGGTCTAAGCTCTGAGAAAGGGCACAGTAAGTAGGACTCGGACACGGCAGTGGGAACAAAATAACACTGAGTCTGAAGTTTAGAGGTTTTAGAAGACTCACGGGATATTTAAGGCCAGTCATTTCTGCCTTACAATGATAGAGTTGCCTTCCGGTGGCAAAGCATCTTTGTCACAGGGTTGATGCCTGACAGGATTTGTGTTAAGACAGCAGAAAAAAACCTGCCCTGTGGTGGATAAGCTTGGGGGAGCGGTGCTCTGAGAACGCAGACCCCGAACTACTCACACATTCAAGCGATAATGTATTTCTCTAGGCTTGACATCTAGGGACACACCCAGTCCTGTGGACCCAGACACCGTGGAGGTGCTAATGACCTTTGAACCTGATCCCGCTGATCTCGCCCTGTCAAGCATTCCAGGCCATGAGACTTTTGACCCTCGGAGACACCGCTTCTCAGAGGAGGAATTGAAGCCTCAACCAATCATGAAGAAGGCAAGGAAAGTCCAGGTGCCTGAGGAACAGAAGGTGAGCGCCCCAAAGCAGACGGAAGCTTCTCTCTCTGGGGAGGTCTCAGAGCTTCGTGGTCTGTAGGCATAGCCTAGCTCATGAGGCTTCAGGGGACAAGTTTTGTCCTGAGAGTCACGAAGATGGTGTCATTCATTGTGACCTCCAGTCACTTGGACCCATAAGCCAGTCTCCCTGTGCACAAGAGCTCAGGTTCCAAGAGGCTCTGCTGCCAATTACAGCTCTCATTGGCTGTCCCATCGGCCCGCTGCTCGGCTTCTCAGCGGCTGGCCTCGCCGGAGCTGGTCTTTGGCTTTCAACCTGAAACATCTGTAGAACTGCCTCTGCCTTGGTGCAGACGTGGCCATCCAGGGACCTGGAAGTCATCCTTTACCGGCCATATTCTAATTTGTGGGGATTTCAGCAGCAAATGTCTTTTTCTAGTGTTCTGGTTTTGCTCTTACTGAGGTCTCTCATGTCTTTGCCGTGATCTTGTATGCATCATAGCCATTCCAGCATCTAGTTCCATCTAAGAAACCTCTTCCATACGAGTGGTTTTCTTCTGCTACAGAGCTCAGCTGTTGCTAGGAAATGGATGTGTCCTAACAAGCTGGAACCTTTAATTAAGAGGAAGCCTAGGGAAGCATCTTTCCAGCTGGGTGAAGGACCCATGGTATGATCCTCAGGGGAAGCCGCAGGCCCCgcccccccaactcttccatcaATCAGATACGGGAGGAACTGCTCCCTGACCTCAGTTCAAGGGGAGAGGCTGCAGCTACTTACAGCTCATGTTTACTTTCTGATGAGATGCGGTTGCCTTGGCAACCAGGACACCAAACCCCATCACTAGGGGAGCTATCCAACCTTTCCTTAGCAACCAGGATCTGGAAAGGTGATGTCTAGAGCAGTGTACACTTCAGTGAGATAACCCCTCAGACCCTGAAGGCCTCGTTGCTAGGTAACAAACATCCATAGCAACCAGCTTTCCATGGGTCCTTGTCAAGTGGGGAATCTTGCTGTCTGCAGTGGAGAATTTGAAGACCAGCTTTTTTTCATATGTGCACCTGGAATCTATTTCCGCCAGAGACCTGTTCTTAGCAACCAGAGCAGTAGACAACAGAAGTTTGGGTATCTGTCCCAGCAAAGACCAATAGCCCTTAGGCCTCACTGCTGTACAGAATCAGATACGCAGAGTTCCTTTTGTTGTATCTCAGTGCCCcttccacccctccacccccaggaTGAGAAGTACTGGAGCCGGAGATACAAGAACAATGAAGCAGCCAAGAGGTCGAGAGATGCAAGAAGACTCAAGGAGAACCAGATATCTGTGCGGGCTGCCTTCCTGGAGAAGGAAAACGCCTTGTTGCGGCAGGAGGTGGTGGCTGTGCGGCAGGAGCTGTCCCACTACCGCGCTGTGCTTTCACGCTACCAGGCCCAGCACGGGACACTGTGAGGCCACCTCCACCCTGCCAGGGCAGAGTCCTGTTCCTTGCTCAGACTTACACCtgactccctccttcctccttgtcCCATGGCCAGTGGTCTGGCCAGCTAGGTGCCCCAAGAACGTCATGATGCAgacaaatacatttatatttttaagaaaaagctagccttcccccacctcccttgtgggggtggggagggtcctGTGTGTGCTCTTAGCATGTTGGGGAACCCATCCATCCAGCCGCCTCCATCAACACAATCCTGAATAAATCTTGAGAACCCGGGAGCCAGCTGTTGTGGCGGACAAAGCAGCTACTGGCTCTGTCTCAAGGCTGCATCCAAGCTGGGTGCTGCTGCTACCCTTATAGGACCACAATAACTGAAAGGGATATCAGGTGGAAGGGGTGAAGGCCTAGAGGAAAGCAACACCTTTATTGCATAGACCTTTTCAATTGCTTTTTAGACTAGGGAGAGGGACACACAAGACACAGAACATCCCATCCCTAACTGGCCAGGGGAGGAACATTAGTGCAAATCTGGGGACCACCTGGGGGAACCTGCCCCTCAAGGGCTGATTGGCCAGTCAAATAGAGGCACCGGAGTAGGCAAGAAGAAACCCTGGCTGGACATTAAGCTGAAGAAGCCTTGCTAGCTCATACATTCCAGGCCCCATCATTGGACATCAAGAAAGGCAGGCCCCACCCTCAAGCCTCTAGGTCCTCTGGGAACTGAGGGTCAGGACCACTCTCCACCCTCCTCACAGTTCTGAGTGCGGGCCCTACTTCTACCTATAAAAGATATATCTTAGCCTATGGGGCGCTGGTTCCACCAACTCGGGATGCTTTTAGGCTCATTCAGGCCTGCGGCTTTTGACCTGCAGGCCCAGTGAGCAGCGTGGCGAGACCTGGGTGCACCTGCGCCTGTATTGGCCCATACTCTACTAACTCCCCATCTACAGTAAGCAGGCCACGAGGCGTGAGTGGTTCAAGGCGGAAGGCACGTGCTGCAGCATAGCCCAGATGTGGACAGCCCAGGCTGAAGTGGTTTCCATGCTCCATGGCCAGTAAAATGCGTAGAAGCGCAGCCCGTGAGATGCCGCTCCGCACCCAACACAGGTGCACCACGCCATCATCAAAGCGTGCATGTGGGGCCGCCATCAGGTCTGCGCAGAGGTGGCTCGGCAAGATGCCCAACATGAGTACAAACTCCCCCTCTATGGTCACCCAGTCTTGGGGCAGTGGAGAGcccaggggagggaggaggtggtcCGTCGGGCCCCAGGTAGAGGCTTCTGGAGCACTGTGGGTGGGAGGCAGGAACCCCGAGGAAGCTGGCATTTCTGGGGGCCCTTCAGCGATGGGTGAAAGCTGAGCTGTTTTGAGAGCGTTGGGGGATGAAGGCAGCAGTGGGTCTGGGGACAGAGGTGcatccccagctcctccccagtCTCCAGTCAGCTCTGGACCACCACCATTGAGGGACAGGTCAGGCAGGGGCTCAGGGGAGCCAGGGGAGACCAAGGCAGgctggggaaggggcaggggcaggtcaGACACAGATCGATGTAGAGGCGAGTGGGTGGCggttggggctggggctggagccaAGACTAGTTCTGACTTGGCTCTAGGCAGACTGTGGCCTGGGATGGGCAAGGCTGGTTCTGTGGTAGCGGGGAGATAGGAGAGGCGTCCACGGTAGGTATGCAACGAGGCCAGGCCTAGCACTGCACCCAGTGTGAATCGAGCGCTGCCCAGGGCCCTGAAGCGCTCACTATGAATGTCCACATCTGACAAGAATCCCCAGGCCACtgacagaaaggaaaaacagcGGGATCCTGAGGCTAGCGTCACAGAGAGCAGGTCCAGAGGATGGCTGCCACCACGGCAGAGAAGAAGCGAGCAGTTGAGCAACAGGTCAACACCGACAACCTGCTCAAACCTTCAAAATCAGAGAAAGGTGTCACAGTGGGGAAGAGCAATGGGGAGTGAGACAAGAAGGGTAAAGGAGAAAGGCGGGAGCAGCCGTGCCATCAGGGACACATCCCGGAGCCCCTGTAAGCACCCAACGGAAGGTGGTCTGTGGGCCAGGGTAAGGGGTAGCAGGATGACGAGAAGATATCAAGCCCTGTAGTCCCAAAGACTCGTCCCTCTCTTTAGCAGGTATCCCTCAGGAATAGTCAACGTACCCGCCATGATGGTTCACCGCCCCAGCTAGTGCATTGCCCGAGCCACAGGGGAGGACACCAATGGGCATCCGCACGGCGTCTTCCCAGTCTGGCCGATCAAGGAGCCCATTCAGCACCTGCAGTTGGGATAGGACGGCCTGGGTCCTGGCCTCCCTCTTCAGTTACCCCCAGGGCAGGACCAGGGTGTCTGCAGGTCTACCTCGTAAAGCAGCCCGTCTCCAGACACAGTGACAATGCCTTCCCACTCACTCAGGCTTAACCCCTGCACCAGCTCACGGGCATGGTTCTGTCGTTCTAAGGGGGCAAATCAAAAGGTTAGTCGAGAGGCCTCCTCTTCTATCCCGCCCTCCAGAAAATCCAGGAGCAACCCTCTTACCCCTACTGCCAGCAGCCCTACCTGTCTGTATGAGGTTGAAGGACAGCCCAGCTTCAGAGATCATGGGCACCACGTGGTCCATACAGCGCTGCCAGGCCAGGCCCCGCCCCCCAAAAGGATTGACCAATATGAGCAGCCTGGGCTTCCGGGGCAGCAATTCAGGGGTGATTTCTGAAgcggagagaaaggaaaggctgaATCTTGGAGAGGCTGGAGATCCTGCCTCCTCCCTAGCAACAGTATCTGTAAATGGGTCCAAGGCTACTTGATAGGGAAAGGGGAGGTTCCCAAGGCCTGCTGGGAGTTTCTGCCTCCCTGCTGTCACCTGGCCAGTGAGGTCCAGCCAGTTTTTTCTCACAGGTGCTACGACAAAGCGTGAGTTGTGAAAGCAAGTGTGTGCCCTTTGAACCAGTATGTGGCAGGTGGGGAAAGGCATGATCTCTGGACAACTGTTAACCAGCATCGGGTTCCTGTCAGTGAGCCCCTAAGCAGTGAGGGTcacacaggaaggaagcaggcacccTGGGTGAGGGGGCGCTGCTGGAAAGGCAGTGGAGCTCCAGGACCTCTGAGCTGCCTGAAGGTCCTAGCGACCTGGGTTGTACCTGGCATTCTCAGCCTCCTGCTGACACTCGCCTACCAGACTTACTCAGCTGTCAAGGGAGGAGCAGACAATGGCGCCAACAGCAGAGGCCCTCACTGGGCTTCTCTCTGCTGTGTCTCattcttctgagacagacccaAAAGACACAAAGTACAGAGGCATGGGAACACATGGCAACACCCATATGGCCCTGGCCCAGCATCTCACCCTGGTCCCCTGACAGAGGCACTCCTCGGAGGAGACACATGAGGGCAGTGGCCCAGCGCTGGGCCTCTGCACGATTCTCCTCATAAGTGGTGGCCCCATCGGCCCGAAAGGTCCGAGTAGCTCTTCGCCGGCCCCCTCGACGGCCACGTGGGTAGGTGTAGATGCAGAAGTAGGCTGCAGTGTCCTCGGGGCTACGGCTCTGCAGCGTGCCACAGCCCGAGACCTCGTCCAGAGAGACTAGACCATCTCTGGGCCGGGCTTCTGGCTTTGGGCGTAGTCGCTGTATGTGTAGGGCTTGTGTTGTGAGGGTGAGGGCAAACCGTGGGCCATGGGCCGGGTAGGAACCAAACTCGCCATGCAGGATTGGAGTGCTGGCAGCcactggcagtggtggtggtggggccatgaccctggttcagttccaagcactcCTAGGCTCTTGGCTTGTGATCCGCTCCTGGACCAGCCtctgtggggagggaggaagacagtggTCAGAACCCAGGATCCCCTGGTaggtgggagacaggaaagaCCTGTGAAAAGGAGACGGAGTGTGGGAAAAGAGTACCTTAGAGTCAGAAACGCatagattgggggaggggggagaatgcCTGTGTGCAGGCATGAAATTATTCAGGACTCTGTTGCAACAACTAGTTAATAAATACTCCCTGAAtgtcaggcatagtggtgcatacaGGCAGAACTAGAAAGTCAAAAacacaggtttgaggccagccggggaatgtcttgtttcaaaacaacaacaaaacccatgccaatcagaagaaagagaaagcaagcgaCCTGTCAGACTAAAGGGCAGACAAAGGCTTAAGGGAGGGAGACACTGgatgacagaggcaggagaaaataGGCCGAGAGGGAAGACACTGTCCCCTCCCACACACCGAGTCACTGCCCGGTGgagacacacaaagaagaaagagacagctCTGAAAAGCAGAGGGACAGTGAACAAGCACCGGCTTCGGAGGTACAGGCTGATAAATActtgaagccgggcagtggtggctcacgcctttaatccaggcactcaggaggtagaagcaggcgaTTTCTGTGAACTGGAGGACAGcctagtgtacagagtgagttcggacagccaggactgtgcaGATAAACCCtatggggagctggggaggggggacttAAAAGTTTCTCTCTCCAGTGAAGAAAACCTGTTGCTTTCCTGCCTGTTACAGAAGGGAAAGAACATGACACACAGGTCAGAGGGGGAGCCACCTGTGGGAGCCCAAGGCAGTGACTACCAGCTTGTCTGACTGGAAGCACTAACCTGGGTGTCTGGCCGAGTTTCCTCCAGGAAGAAGGTGAGCCAAGACTGAGCCCCTTCTCGGTCTGGCTCCGTAGAAGGTTCCAACCTCCTAACTGCTCACCTTTGGGCAGTTCAACCCAGTTGCCTGACTAGTTTGTCACCTTTCTCAGGCTCGCAGCAGCCTGGGACACGCCCCCATGAATATTCTCCCTGAGGATCTACCTCTGCCCGCTGCTCTGGGCCACTCCTTTAATACCCGTGAATCTGCCCCACCCTTAAAACCTGTAGGGACCGGTCTGAGGCCCTCAAATCAGACACCAGCACAGAGCCTTATGAATGCTCCATTCTAGGCTGGGTCTCGGTCTCCCAGGACCCCAGATCTTGGCTCCACCCACAGGCTCCCGGCCCACCACCGTTTGT
Encoded here:
- the Ca11 gene encoding carbonic anhydrase-related protein 11; the encoded protein is MGGAARLSAPQALVLWAALGAAAHIGPAPDPEDWWSYKENLQGNFVPGPPFWGLVNAAWSLCAVGKRQSPVDVELKRVLYDPFLPPLRLSTGGEKLRGTLYNTGRHVSFLPASRPVVNVSGGPLLYSHRLSELRLLFGARDGAGSEHQINHEGFSAEVQLIHFNQELYGNLSAASRGPNGLAILSLFVNVAGSSNPFLSRLLNRDTITRISYKNDAYFLQDLSLELLFPESFGFITYQGSLSTPPCSETVTWILIDRALNITSLQMHSLRLLSQNPPSQIFQSLSGNGRPLQPLAHRALRGNRDPRHPERRCRGPNYRLHVDGGPHGR
- the Dbp gene encoding D site-binding protein, producing MARPLSDRTPGPLLLGGPAGAPPGGGALLGLRSLLQGNSKPKEPASCLLKEKERKATLPSAPVPGPGLETAGPADAPSGAVSGGGSPRGRSGPVAGPSLFAPLLWERTLPFGDVEYVDLDAFLLEHGLPPSPPPPGGLSPAPSPARTPAPSPGPGSCSSSSPRSSPGHAPARATLGAAGGHRAGLTSRDTPSPVDPDTVEVLMTFEPDPADLALSSIPGHETFDPRRHRFSEEELKPQPIMKKARKVQVPEEQKDEKYWSRRYKNNEAAKRSRDARRLKENQISVRAAFLEKENALLRQEVVAVRQELSHYRAVLSRYQAQHGTL
- the Sphk2 gene encoding sphingosine kinase 2 — its product is MAPPPPLPVAASTPILHGEFGSYPAHGPRFALTLTTQALHIQRLRPKPEARPRDGLVSLDEVSGCGTLQSRSPEDTAAYFCIYTYPRGRRGGRRRATRTFRADGATTYEENRAEAQRWATALMCLLRGVPLSGDQEITPELLPRKPRLLILVNPFGGRGLAWQRCMDHVVPMISEAGLSFNLIQTERQNHARELVQGLSLSEWEGIVTVSGDGLLYEVLNGLLDRPDWEDAVRMPIGVLPCGSGNALAGAVNHHGGFEQVVGVDLLLNCSLLLCRGGSHPLDLLSVTLASGSRCFSFLSVAWGFLSDVDIHSERFRALGSARFTLGAVLGLASLHTYRGRLSYLPATTEPALPIPGHSLPRAKSELVLAPAPAPTATHSPLHRSVSDLPLPLPQPALVSPGSPEPLPDLSLNGGGPELTGDWGGAGDAPLSPDPLLPSSPNALKTAQLSPIAEGPPEMPASSGFLPPTHSAPEASTWGPTDHLLPPLGSPLPQDWVTIEGEFVLMLGILPSHLCADLMAAPHARFDDGVVHLCWVRSGISRAALLRILLAMEHGNHFSLGCPHLGYAAARAFRLEPLTPRGLLTVDGELVEYGPIQAQVHPGLATLLTGPAGQKPQA